A stretch of Porites lutea chromosome 5, jaPorLute2.1, whole genome shotgun sequence DNA encodes these proteins:
- the LOC140937619 gene encoding uncharacterized protein gives MSLKVVIFFSVVLGLGLLYFCGKWTKKYNRQQPYYFDRVGSRRKQKTYSSSKFPIIIIGSGPTALGAAQRLYESKEEFPNLSVIILEQNGKPGGLASSERDEQGFLWDMGGHVVFSHYEYFHATLDSVIKEWNWIRRGAYTFMKGSDDKRRFIPYPVQNYVEVMDKVDQQKILAGLEEVAKHPVKEKPANFDQWLLRNFGIGLCDVFMRKYNRKVWTVNTTEMNSDWVNERVAVPDIAKIKRKIAEHVDGTTTRDLGWGQNKLFRFPRYNGTGGIWQAVADSLPREWFRYNHTVTDIDINSMTVTVKLGTESNNSIYKMKFASLISTAPLDLLVIDMIKGTDGYLQEMRKLASQLVYSRTHVIGIGLTGQPPSMLANMTWIYFPDSDSPFYRVTVFSSYAESHVPKPGQQWSLMFEIAEPKHNSSPEKWTKRHLIQSTIQALIAYGFVKSPKMIVSKYYRRLGHGYPVPSIAREMILENVQPWLQSKNIYSRGRFGGWRYEVSSQDHSFMQGVEVIDKLLKGIPEVTYFYPKLVNSKRNTDRIWRKSLHAEL, from the exons ATGAGCTTAAAAGTAGTGATCTTTTTTAGTGTAGTCTTAGGACTTGGCCTTCTATATTTCTGTGGAAAATGGACGAAGAAATACAACAGGCAGCAGCCATATTACTTCG ATCGAGTTGGGTCCCGgcgtaaacaaaaaacatataGTAGCAGTAAATTTCCTATTATCATCATCGGTTCAGGCCCAACAGCTTTAGGAGCCGCTCAACGTCTATATGAATCAAAAGAGGAGTTTCCAAACTTATCAGTGATCATTCTGGAACAAAATGGAAAGCCTGGGGGACTCGCGTCTTCTGAGCGAGATGAACAAGGTTTCCTCTGGGACATGGGGGGCCATGTAGTATTTTCACATTACGAGTATTTCCACGCCACCCTTGACAGTGTTATAAAGGAGTGGAATTGGATACGACGAGGTGCATATACTTTCATGAAGGGTTCTGATGACAAACGCAGATTTATTCCGTACCCAGTGCAGAATTACGTCGAGGTGATGGACAAAGTGGACCAACAGAAAATTCTGGCAGGCCTCGAAGAAGTCGCTAAACATCCAGTGAAAGAAAAACCCGCAAATTTTGACCAGTGGCTTCTACGCAACTTTGGTATCGGTCTCTGTGACGTGTTCATGAGAAAATACAACAGGAAAGTTTGGACCGTGAATACTACGGAAATGAACTCTGACTGGGTGAATGAGCGAGTTGCTGTTCCAGATATTGCTAAAATCAAGCGAAAGATCGCAGAGCACGTCGATGGAACTACCACAAGAGACTTGGGGTGGGGACAAAATAAACTGTTTCGATTTCCAAGGTACAATGGAACAGGGGGCATATGGCAGGCAGTTGCTGATAGCCTTCCCCGTGAGTGGTTTAGGTACAATCACACAGTGACTGACATAGATATTAACTCAATGACTGTCACTGTTAAGTTGGGAACCGAAAGCAATAACTCCATTTACAAAATGAAGTTCGCTTCACTGATATCAACTGCACCACTCGACTTGTTGGTTATTGATATGATAAAAGGAACAGATGGATATTTACAAGAGATGAGAAAACTAGCATCTCAGTTGGTTTATTCGCGCACACATGTGATAGGAATTGGACTAACAGGTCAACCTCCTTCGATGTTAGCAAACATGACCTGGATATATTTCCCTGATTCTGACTCGCCATTCTACAGAGTAACAGTGTTTTCAAGTTACGCAGAGAGTCACGTTCCAAAGCCTGGTCAACAGTGGTCCCTCATGTTCGAGATAGCGGAGCCAAAACATAACTCCAGCCCTGAAAAGTGGACAAAACGGCATTTAATTCAAAGTACCATTCAAGCGCTAATCGCATACGGATTTGTTAAATCACCAAAAATGATCGTTTCAAAGTATTACCGGCGGCTTGGTCATGGATACCCGGTTCCTTCGATCGCCAGGGAAATGATTCTTGAAAACGTCCAACCTTGGTTGCAATCCAAGAACATTTACTCTCGCGGTCGGTTCGGCGGCTGGCGGTACGAGGTTTCAAGTCAGGACCACTCGTTCATGCAGGGAGTGGAAGTCATCGACAAGCTGTTAAAAGGAATCCCGGAAGTAACCTACTTTTATCCAAAGCTGGTTAATTCTAAGAGAAATACCGATCGAATTTGGAGAAAAAGTTTGCATGCTGAACtttga